Genomic DNA from uncultured Methanospirillum sp.:
GTCACATACCGAGTACCCGTCTCCGTACGCGAGAACTGCTTTCATGGCGTCAACAGTGAGTCTTCCACCAGCCTGTATGGGATCCAGGTTGATATAGAGTTCCTCGATAAGCCTGGTATCGATCCCTTCTCCGCAGTTCATGATACCAGTTCCTCTTTCAGGATGTTGATCTGCTTCTCAAGTTTCTCGAGAGTTTTTGCTGTCTTTCCTTTCTGCTCTGCTGATAACGTATGAAGAGGTGCGGTCTCCCGAAGCACCCCTCTTATCTCACAAAGCAGGAACAACCCCTGAAATACTGCTTCTGCTGCTCTTCTTGACATATTTTTCCGGAACCCCCTCAAGTGGATTATATATTTTGATGAATGCTGTTATCTATCTGCTCTCTTTTCCAGGAAGATCAATATGCTCTTATCAGCCTGGCTCTTTCTCAGTATCATATGACCAGTGGCAGGCTGCTGGACAACAGGCTTACCGGCACCAGCGTGCTTCATTATATCTTCAGGACTCCTGCTGACTCTCCTATGAGTATTGGAGATCTGGTGGTTGTGGACGATCAACAGAACCAGACCCGTTTTTTTGCACGGATAACCGGAATAGGTCATGATGAGCAGTCAGGGACTGGTGATACAATTGGTGATACTTCGCTGGTGATGACAGCGTATCCGATCGGGTGCATCGGTGTGGATGAGGTCTTCAGACGTCCCAGAGTCATGCCTTCGAGGTATTCTTCAGTCAGGACACTTGCACCTGATGATATTTCATATCTGAACAGATTCATGGGTGAGATCGAGGTTGGCCTCGTTGTCAGTGGACAGCGCCCTATCCCTGAACTCCCGGTGCGGATACCTGCCAAAGTTCTCTCCCAGCACATGGGTGTTTTTGCCACTACCGGCATGGGAAAAAGCAACTACATGAAGGTCTTCTGTGCCTCGGCAATCTCTGTACGACTGTTTGGTCTCCTCATCATCGATCCACACGGCGAATATGCGGCAGGAATGAGTTCAGATTTCGAGAGCCGCGGACTGCTCCATCATCAGGATGCAGATACCGGCCTCTCTGTCTATTCAATTCAGAATGAGTTCGTCAGGACCGAACTTGATATGAAACAGCTCCTGATCAGCCATGATGACATGGACATCACTGATCTTACGCTCCTCTTTGATCTCCTACCTGCTGAACGTGAGGTCATGAACCTTCTTACGCCGTTCCCTGGTCATGAAATTATAGACTTCTTCATGAACGAGGATGTGGAGTCACTTCCGTCTCACGTTAAAACGACTGCATATATCGGTGATCATCAGGATATTGCGCAACGTGTCAGAAGTGCCAACCCTGATGCACTCCGGGTTGTGCAGCGACAGATCCAGACTCTGGTTGACATCTCTTCTGCCTTTCTCGATAAAACTACATCATCTGTTCCTGAAATCATTGATGACCTTCTCGCAAACAAGGTTGTATTGATCGATATTCCCCGTATGAGTGAGGTAGCCGAACTCTTCCTCCTCTCTGTCATCTCACGGGCGGTACTGCATAAGTACAAAAATGTGGTTCAGTCTGGACGCGCCGGAGAGGATGAACCACACAGGGTTCTTCTTACCATTGAGGAGGCACAGAGGGTACTCTCGATGGAGTCAGAGAAAACCGGGATTTTCAGACAGATCGCGATGGAAGGAAGAAAGTTCGGTGTAGGTCTGTGTGCGATCACACAGCAGCCCAAAAATATTGATCCCCGGGTTCTTGCCCAGATGAATACGTTTGTGATCATGGGCCTTGCTGATCGTCAGGATCGTGAGACCATCGCTTCATCAGCAAAACATGATCTCAGGGTTCTTGATCTTGAGATTCAGACTCTTGACCGTGGAGACGCTATCATCTCCACAATTGGGATCCCTTTCCCGGTCAGTTGTCATGTCCACCGGTACGAGGATTACATTGTGTGAATATGTGCGTGAGTATTGGTAGAGATTTACCTCTACCCTTCCAGTTCTTTTTTGAATGAGAACCAGTATAAAAGTCCTGCAAAGAAGAGACCACCTATCAGGTTTCCGATCGAGACCGGGATCAGGTTGCCCCACATCGTGCTCCACCCGAGGTTTGCAATCTCTGGCCCGACCTGCGCAACCTGAAGCGGTGTGAGTCCTCCTGCGGTAAAGAGACCGGCTGGTATCAGGTACATGTTTGTCACCGCATGTTCAAGACCGCTTGCCGTCATTGCCATCACCGGGAACCAGATCCCCATTATCTTCCCGATGACATCATCAGCACATAGGGCAAGGAGCACGCCTAGGTTGACCAGCCATCCGGCAGCAAGTGAACTTCCGATCAGAGAGAAGAACCCGGCCACTCCCACGGCGTTGCACTTCGCAGAGGCGATGCCCACGGTTGCGATCCCTGCAGCTGTGGCACTTGTAAGGCCTGATGGATCGGTTGATGTCAATGGGCCTGCAGCCATGAGTGCAGCAAAGAAGATGGCACCCAGAAAGTTACCGGCCCATACCAGCGCCCAGAGGCGAACAACCATCATCCATGAGATCTGCTCCCTGCAGGCAGCAAGCGGTGCAAGCATCGCATCTCCTGTGAAGAGTTCTGCGCCGGTCAGAACTGTCAGGATCACACCGAGTGGGAAGACCGCTCCTCCGATGAACCTGACCATCCCTGCACCGAGTGTCAGTTCCATTCCGGTAGTGACTGCAATCAGGAGAGCTGCCCCCATTCCAATGTAAGCGCCTGACATCGCAGACCTGAGCAGGAGATTCCATGCAGGAAGTTGAACCTTGTAGACACCAAGATCAGATCCTGCCGGAAGAATAGAAACTGGCGGATGATAACTCATTGTCCCCTCCCTGGATGAAAGACCATCTTTCTGAGTTGGATATGCTTGTTCATATTCACTTCCTCACTGCTGATCACGAGAGAGCCATGTACGCTATTACTGACAACACAACTGTCAGCAGGAGCATTCCTCCGCTGATTGGAATTATGTAGACCAGGATTGTGTTCACGATGCTTGCGAGCTGGGCGATGGAGTCTGACCCGAAGATCACTACACCTTCACATGAAGCTGTGCTGCCTGCCGCAGTTGCAGGTGAAAGATCATCAAGTGCCTTCACAACTCCATCGTCGATGTAGGGCATCAGTGCAGCAGGAGGAACACGAAGACCCACCGGGTTCTTTCCCGATATAGTGTTGACCACATGGGTATCGGTAGTCATGATCTCGGCCTCATCGACCATGGTGAGCACCTCATCCCTGATCTCCTCCCGTGCCCCTGATGCCATGTTGTTACCATCAAGAAGGATATATGCGGTCTTCTGACCGCTGACTTCGGTGATCAGCACCTGAAGTCCGATGTCTCCGATACCTGCTGTCCTGGGGTACGGGAGTGGGATATGTGCATAGCCAACTGAAAGGACTGATGTCTCAGTCTGGTCCCATTTGTCAAAAGCCTGGCAGGCAGCAGTGAAGTACTCGTGGGCGGTCCGTGTCCCCGGACGAATTGATGCTATCTCATCACCGATGCAGTTGTGTGCATCAACGAATCCGATATGCGGAGTTCTCCTGTGTCCTTCGCAGAGGATTGCATGACCGATGCAGAAATCAAGATCTTCAGTCTTGTCAGGAGAACGGGTACTGACCATCAGGAGTGTATCACCGATCCTCTGGTAAAGGAGGGAAACTGACCCTTCGGTTATCCGCGTGGATATACAGGCAATTCCGGTATACTCGAGATGGTCTCGAGTCAGGTTGACAGCATCTACCAACTTCTGGATCTCTGATTCTGAGACGAGGTTGAAGTCATGGGTTGCACATCCGTGTGCCACCATCACCTCCTCCTCGAACTGCTCGCGCAGGATAGCCGGAAGGTTCCCGCCACCGATCTCCCCCATAGGTCCGGGATGAACATTAGGAATTGTGAAGATGAGATCCTGTTTTCCGAAACGCCTGAAGAAGATGCTCACCTGGGGGACGAAGGCCTCCTCCCCGATGCCACGGAAGAACTCCTCCATGCTCCGTGATCCATCGGTCAGGTGTGCAATAAATGCGTTGAGAAACTCAAGCCCCCTGATCCTGAATGCACGGTACAGCGGGCGGTCAATAAGCCATATCAGAATGGCAAAGCCGGTTCCGAAGAGGAGAAACAGGACCGGGGCCAGAGTCACAAATGGCTGGGGGAAGATGAACAGGCCACCCACGTAACCAGTGAGGCTCTGGATCAGTGCCGGTGTTATCACCCTGTTCATCCGGTAGTCTGCTATCGAGACCAGGATCAGAAGTCTGAGGCCGAAGATAAACCCAAGTGCGATAGCAAAGATGAGTGCCAGAAAATCCCTGAGCACGATAAGTCCTATCAGCGTGATCAGTGCAGAGAAGAGAGTACAGGATACTGCCAGCAGCGCACTTCGATTCCATGTCATCTGCCTGCCGATCATTGTGATCAGCGGCCTTGTTGTGATGAGTGCGGCAAGACCTGGCACAATAAAACAGAGGATCCCGAAGAACCGGTATTGTGGTGAGAGACGCCATGAGATCGCCTCGATGAGCAGCCCGAGGAGGACAAGGATCAGAATTGACTTCGGCCATCCCGGTGCCGTGAAGATGTACCTTGACATCGATTCGATCTTGACTGCACTCTCTGTCCTCCCCTGTTGCATACTTCCTCCGTTCAGG
This window encodes:
- a CDS encoding ATP-binding protein; amino-acid sequence: MTSGRLLDNRLTGTSVLHYIFRTPADSPMSIGDLVVVDDQQNQTRFFARITGIGHDEQSGTGDTIGDTSLVMTAYPIGCIGVDEVFRRPRVMPSRYSSVRTLAPDDISYLNRFMGEIEVGLVVSGQRPIPELPVRIPAKVLSQHMGVFATTGMGKSNYMKVFCASAISVRLFGLLIIDPHGEYAAGMSSDFESRGLLHHQDADTGLSVYSIQNEFVRTELDMKQLLISHDDMDITDLTLLFDLLPAEREVMNLLTPFPGHEIIDFFMNEDVESLPSHVKTTAYIGDHQDIAQRVRSANPDALRVVQRQIQTLVDISSAFLDKTTSSVPEIIDDLLANKVVLIDIPRMSEVAELFLLSVISRAVLHKYKNVVQSGRAGEDEPHRVLLTIEEAQRVLSMESEKTGIFRQIAMEGRKFGVGLCAITQQPKNIDPRVLAQMNTFVIMGLADRQDRETIASSAKHDLRVLDLEIQTLDRGDAIISTIGIPFPVSCHVHRYEDYIV
- a CDS encoding formate/nitrite transporter family protein; this encodes MSYHPPVSILPAGSDLGVYKVQLPAWNLLLRSAMSGAYIGMGAALLIAVTTGMELTLGAGMVRFIGGAVFPLGVILTVLTGAELFTGDAMLAPLAACREQISWMMVVRLWALVWAGNFLGAIFFAALMAAGPLTSTDPSGLTSATAAGIATVGIASAKCNAVGVAGFFSLIGSSLAAGWLVNLGVLLALCADDVIGKIMGIWFPVMAMTASGLEHAVTNMYLIPAGLFTAGGLTPLQVAQVGPEIANLGWSTMWGNLIPVSIGNLIGGLFFAGLLYWFSFKKELEG
- a CDS encoding DUF2070 family protein is translated as MQQGRTESAVKIESMSRYIFTAPGWPKSILILVLLGLLIEAISWRLSPQYRFFGILCFIVPGLAALITTRPLITMIGRQMTWNRSALLAVSCTLFSALITLIGLIVLRDFLALIFAIALGFIFGLRLLILVSIADYRMNRVITPALIQSLTGYVGGLFIFPQPFVTLAPVLFLLFGTGFAILIWLIDRPLYRAFRIRGLEFLNAFIAHLTDGSRSMEEFFRGIGEEAFVPQVSIFFRRFGKQDLIFTIPNVHPGPMGEIGGGNLPAILREQFEEEVMVAHGCATHDFNLVSESEIQKLVDAVNLTRDHLEYTGIACISTRITEGSVSLLYQRIGDTLLMVSTRSPDKTEDLDFCIGHAILCEGHRRTPHIGFVDAHNCIGDEIASIRPGTRTAHEYFTAACQAFDKWDQTETSVLSVGYAHIPLPYPRTAGIGDIGLQVLITEVSGQKTAYILLDGNNMASGAREEIRDEVLTMVDEAEIMTTDTHVVNTISGKNPVGLRVPPAALMPYIDDGVVKALDDLSPATAAGSTASCEGVVIFGSDSIAQLASIVNTILVYIIPISGGMLLLTVVLSVIAYMALS